In Arthrobacter sp. StoSoilB5, one genomic interval encodes:
- the folB gene encoding dihydroneopterin aldolase — translation MDRITLTGVTAVGHHGVFDFERRDGQPFVVDAVLHTDFTKAAETDDLQYTAHYGEVAELITSHIEGEPLNLIEGLAVRIADGILANYEVAAVDVTVHKPKAPIEVPFGDVTVSVHRERS, via the coding sequence GTGGACAGGATCACGCTGACCGGTGTTACCGCCGTCGGCCATCATGGAGTGTTCGATTTCGAGCGCCGCGACGGCCAGCCATTCGTCGTTGACGCCGTCCTCCATACGGACTTCACCAAGGCCGCGGAGACCGATGACCTCCAGTACACAGCGCACTACGGCGAGGTTGCCGAGCTTATTACCTCCCACATCGAGGGCGAGCCGTTGAACCTGATTGAGGGCCTGGCCGTGAGGATCGCCGACGGCATCCTTGCCAACTATGAAGTGGCCGCCGTCGATGTCACTGTCCACAAACCGAAGGCCCCCATTGAGGTTCCGTTCGGCGACGTCACCGTGAGTGTCCACAGGGAGCGGTCATGA
- a CDS encoding PH domain-containing protein, translated as MRTEAIDPPGVQWLRVSPKYVTVRLVEWAIGNLVMVAILSLPLVFVQLGWWRWPPLWLAITVPAVMLVLALWRLVLIPRQVRAIGYAERDDDLLIRRGIFFQRTMVVPYGRMQYVDVSVGPVERGLGLCTLKLHTASAGTSAYLPGLPAEEGARLREQLSARGEARLAGL; from the coding sequence ATGCGTACCGAGGCGATTGACCCTCCCGGCGTCCAATGGCTGCGGGTCTCCCCGAAGTACGTCACCGTCCGCTTGGTGGAATGGGCCATCGGAAACCTTGTGATGGTGGCGATCCTCAGCCTCCCGCTCGTGTTTGTACAGCTGGGTTGGTGGCGTTGGCCGCCACTATGGCTCGCCATCACGGTACCCGCGGTGATGCTCGTGCTGGCGTTATGGCGGCTCGTCCTGATTCCGCGCCAGGTCCGGGCCATCGGTTACGCAGAGCGCGATGACGATCTCCTGATCCGCCGTGGCATCTTTTTCCAGCGCACCATGGTGGTCCCTTATGGGCGCATGCAGTATGTGGACGTTTCTGTTGGACCGGTGGAACGTGGACTGGGACTCTGTACTTTGAAGCTCCACACGGCATCTGCCGGCACCAGTGCTTACCTGCCCGGGCTCCCTGCAGAGGAAGGCGCACGGCTGCGTGAACAGCTCTCGGCACGCGGAGAAGCCAGGCTGGCCGGGCTGTGA
- the folP gene encoding dihydropteroate synthase — translation MDSLAAAPGTGPATSPLPILRKPRPAARFEDLPTDRTLVMGILNVTPDSFSDGGNHRTPDTAIALGLRMFYAGADIIDVGGESTRSGAEPVSPEEEQRRVLPVIQALVKAGALVSIDTMHTSTAAAAVEAGAAIINDVSGLTIEPDMPELVARTKVPYILTHRRGDARTMDSLTEYNNVTEDVVAELSGIRDKLYAAGVAPEQIIIDPGIGFSKNEDQNWEILGNLDKLFALGHKVMVAASRKRFLGSLLTVAGKSAAPLERDAATAAITALSAAKGAWAVRVHDVGPSLDAVKVAARIAR, via the coding sequence ATGGATTCCCTCGCTGCAGCACCCGGAACCGGCCCGGCCACAAGCCCACTGCCGATTCTCCGCAAGCCGCGGCCGGCGGCCAGGTTTGAGGACCTGCCAACGGACCGCACGCTCGTCATGGGAATTCTCAATGTCACCCCGGATTCCTTTAGCGATGGCGGCAACCACCGCACGCCGGACACCGCCATCGCCCTCGGCTTGCGCATGTTCTATGCCGGTGCGGACATCATCGACGTCGGTGGCGAGTCCACGCGCTCCGGGGCCGAACCCGTCTCCCCTGAAGAAGAACAACGCCGGGTGCTCCCGGTGATCCAGGCGCTGGTCAAGGCCGGCGCGCTGGTGAGTATCGATACCATGCACACGTCAACGGCGGCAGCTGCCGTGGAAGCCGGCGCTGCGATTATTAACGACGTTTCCGGCCTGACCATCGAGCCGGACATGCCCGAACTCGTGGCACGCACCAAGGTTCCGTATATCCTCACGCATCGTCGTGGCGATGCCCGCACCATGGACAGCCTCACTGAATACAACAACGTGACTGAGGACGTCGTGGCGGAGCTCAGCGGTATCCGCGACAAACTGTATGCAGCGGGCGTTGCTCCGGAGCAGATCATCATTGATCCGGGTATTGGCTTCTCCAAGAACGAGGACCAGAACTGGGAAATCCTCGGGAACCTGGACAAGCTTTTCGCGCTCGGCCATAAGGTCATGGTGGCAGCCTCACGGAAGCGGTTCCTTGGTTCGCTCCTGACCGTTGCCGGCAAGTCCGCCGCACCACTGGAACGGGACGCCGCCACCGCAGCCATTACTGCTTTGAGCGCCGCGAAGGGCGCTTGGGCTGTCCGCGTCCACGACGTCGGTCCCAGCCTTGACGCCGTCAAGGTTGCCGCTCGAATCGCCCGCTGA
- a CDS encoding DUF3180 domain-containing protein, producing MKAMRPAVLVIIAIIAAAIGWLATTATNRLSMPTPVLPVSALVTMGVIAVLTLVMGIRVLRWRNGKKKNMLNPILAARTLILAQACAYAGTLLLGWHAGISFDLLRIGSLRSGEGILWNAVLMGGGGVVMVIVGLVVERFCRIPPEDLEGGAPGPETRRGEAKGEGEYAYRGD from the coding sequence GTGAAAGCCATGCGCCCCGCGGTCCTGGTGATCATCGCCATCATCGCTGCCGCCATAGGCTGGCTGGCCACGACGGCAACCAACCGCCTCAGCATGCCCACTCCCGTGCTGCCAGTCTCCGCGCTGGTCACCATGGGCGTCATCGCTGTACTCACCCTGGTCATGGGGATCCGGGTCCTGCGGTGGCGCAACGGCAAGAAGAAGAACATGCTCAACCCGATCCTGGCTGCCAGGACGCTGATCCTTGCCCAGGCTTGCGCGTATGCCGGGACGCTCCTGCTGGGCTGGCACGCCGGCATCTCCTTTGATCTTCTTCGGATCGGGAGCTTGCGCAGTGGCGAGGGCATCCTGTGGAACGCCGTGCTGATGGGCGGCGGTGGCGTGGTGATGGTGATCGTCGGCCTGGTAGTCGAACGGTTCTGCCGCATCCCACCGGAGGACCTCGAAGGCGGCGCCCCCGGACCGGAAACCCGCCGCGGTGAAGCCAAGGGCGAAGGCGAGTATGCGTACCGAGGCGATTGA
- the folK gene encoding 2-amino-4-hydroxy-6-hydroxymethyldihydropteridine diphosphokinase, with translation MNSGYTKAILALGSNLGERNDTLSTAVADLVDPPDVRLLGVSPVVQTKAVGGPEGQPDFLNMVMAVETTLSPLELLQHCHEVEQKHHRTREVRWGPRTLDVDIIVFGDVVSDDPVLTLPHPRAAERAFVLYPWSLLEPNAQLNGRSVAELAAAAEDMPGIRRFDGYGDVAGVPATGAVEQQ, from the coding sequence ATGAACTCGGGATACACCAAAGCGATCCTGGCTCTCGGCAGCAACCTTGGCGAGCGGAACGACACCCTTTCCACCGCCGTCGCCGATCTCGTAGACCCGCCGGACGTGAGGCTCCTTGGAGTGTCTCCGGTGGTCCAGACCAAGGCAGTGGGCGGGCCGGAAGGGCAACCCGATTTTCTGAACATGGTCATGGCAGTCGAGACGACGCTGAGTCCCCTTGAGCTGCTGCAGCACTGCCACGAGGTCGAGCAGAAGCACCACCGCACCCGCGAGGTCCGTTGGGGTCCGCGGACACTGGATGTAGACATCATCGTTTTCGGTGACGTGGTCAGCGACGATCCTGTCCTGACCCTGCCGCATCCCCGGGCTGCTGAACGCGCCTTCGTCCTGTACCCATGGTCCCTGCTGGAGCCAAATGCCCAACTGAACGGGCGGAGCGTGGCCGAACTGGCCGCCGCAGCTGAAGATATGCCCGGCATCCGTCGGTTCGACGGTTACGGCGATGTCGCCGGTGTTCCTGCGACGGGAGCGGTGGAGCAGCAGTGA
- the folE gene encoding GTP cyclohydrolase I FolE — translation MTHFDDDDLAAAHGSATDGKRGNKVDRPRIEAAVREILLAIGEDPDRGGLKDTPKRVAKAYAEVFAGLHQHPADVLSTTFDLDHEELVLVKDIPFYSTCEHHLVPFHGVAHVGYIPSHDGKVTGLSKLARLVDIYARRPQVQERLTTQIVEALVKHLNPRGAIVVVECEHMCMSMRGIRKPGAKTVTSAVRGQLHDPATRAEAMSLIIGR, via the coding sequence GTGACTCATTTCGACGACGACGACCTCGCCGCCGCCCACGGCTCAGCCACGGACGGCAAGCGGGGCAATAAAGTGGACCGCCCGCGCATTGAAGCAGCAGTACGTGAAATCCTGCTCGCTATTGGTGAAGACCCCGACCGCGGAGGCCTGAAGGACACACCCAAGCGGGTTGCCAAGGCCTATGCGGAGGTCTTTGCGGGCCTTCACCAGCACCCGGCGGATGTCCTTTCCACCACGTTTGACCTCGACCATGAAGAGCTTGTCCTCGTGAAGGACATTCCCTTCTATTCGACGTGCGAACACCACCTGGTTCCGTTCCATGGGGTAGCTCATGTTGGTTATATTCCGTCACATGACGGCAAGGTGACGGGACTGAGCAAGCTGGCCCGTTTGGTGGATATTTATGCACGCCGGCCGCAGGTGCAGGAACGGCTCACCACGCAGATCGTCGAGGCACTCGTAAAGCACCTCAACCCCCGCGGGGCGATTGTCGTCGTCGAATGCGAACACATGTGCATGTCCATGCGCGGCATCCGCAAGCCCGGCGCCAAGACCGTCACCAGTGCGGTGCGCGGTCAGCTCCATGACCCGGCCACGCGCGCCGAGGCCATGAGCCTCATCATCGGAAGGTAA